The Pungitius pungitius chromosome 8, fPunPun2.1, whole genome shotgun sequence genome has a window encoding:
- the ripor3 gene encoding RIPOR family member 3 yields MSVKLRFDSPSDGRLVHRSRSFTGISSLTGRQRPCVRNSLRSKATTGGKSPRMHLSPGTGVTAIWSLQPEQVDRVFKALRQGLKEHLEGHQAEMDFLSSQQRTTRRNSRLAFLYDLEKEIRTLERYIRKLEFQLSKVEELHETYWVQWRLCEGAGNMKRAFSLSPSSRASRDSLLELSRSQRLSVQEMSVMEEELGILLGELHIKMKGLIGFARLCPGDQYEVAVRLGRRRWRIRGRIESDNTQAWDEEEVVFLPHIRHNFEIKVTEAKGLGWLLVGTVTCASADFLVARPQLMMVDVTELGTIKLQLEVTWNPFDSERMRPLVSSRKISLHSWTAPSTPSLTEKYFMSMMKEHGSLPSLVNKGRPMRGGVSLISYLSHLDHRAPSAYSLSFPSSHSVGGSQNQLSPLGISEEGEEKQRRKRREEGEEEWGSVLDPPSAAVESQTASHQRSSTPDLLRKTRDQDLLRVRDSPGGQDFCDPAPPQLPTQPVAVSPSSPDVSPSSPDVSPSSPDVSSSSRRAQAARLGALMEELEKMLRNQSCSEKELLGLDQQVLHLATILKNNLSVLRVSEEEEETLAVEEVLGSFDFLSHGDDTSCPGSLRLKDRSPMKTPRQSATEEDSAVAPLTSGNWGLDQALEIHLETCRVLLQMVAETDFIPSRKELLQEVSLQAEVLQKISHVLLEEDRGVSAGDILPREVRAFWDDCATGVGSSPFCCDSARFCRTLKKRFTHKVEAKEPGQSDKVFSHLLQEVQASSRVLPSPPPCSPEAVTLFQLFVYLRRWKLQDLGGHISRLSREEYILSALRSPKKRRALNKLRRSNITELLPLRCTLQTLAALQLHFNHKVCKAAASCLCRAAGCRAFRSQAIVYYTQSLRSSDVLIQHGSCLALKCLKATESADLIADLWRSADEDLCCTARETVLSFGKKGYLAFQRMDQMHTEMLEEAYHNQETESTFL; encoded by the exons ATGTCGGTGAAGCTGCGATTCGACTCTCCCTCTGACGGACGGTTGGTCCACAGGAGCCGCTCCTTCACTGGGATCAGCTCTCTGACTGGACGACAGAG GCCCTGTGTTCGTAACTCTCTCCGCTCCAAAGCCACGACGGGGGGTAaatctcccagaatgcacctgtcTCCTGGTACCGGGGTCACGGCCATTTGGTCCCTGCAGCCAGAGCAGGTGGATCGGGTCTTCAAAGCGCTACGCCAAGGACTCAA agaacatctggaggGTCACCAGGCTGAGATGGACTTCCTGTCCTCACAGCAGAGGACAACCCGGAGGAACTCCAGACtg GCCTTTCTCTATGATCTAGAGAAG GAGATCAGAACCTTGGAGAGATACATACGGAAACTTGAATTTCAGCTCAGTAAG GTGGAGGAGCTACACGAGACCTATTGGGTCCAGTGGAGACTCTGTGAAGGGGCGGGAAACATGAAGAGGGCCTTCAGCCTGTCTCCGTCCTCCAGAGCCTCCAGAGACAGCCTGCTGGAGCTCAGCCGCAGCCAGCGCCTCAGTGTGCAG GAGATGtcagtgatggaggaagagttAGGGATCCTCCTGGGAGAGCTACACATCAAAATGAAGG GTCTGATCGGCTTCGCTCGGCTTTGCCCCGGAGACCAGTACGAG gTGGCGGTGCGTCTGGGCCGGCGGCGCTGGAGGATCAGAGGGAGGATCGAGTCTGACAACACGCAGGCctgggacgaggaggaggtggtctTCCTCCCGCACATACGCCACAACTTTGAGAtcaag GTGACGGAGGCCAAGGGTTTGGGTTGGCTGCTGGTCGGCACGGTAACGTGTGCCAGCGCCGACTTCTTGGTGGCGAGGCCGCAGCTGATGATGGTGGACGTCACGGAGCTGGGAACCAtcaagctgcagctggaggtcaCCTGGAa TCCCTTTGACTCTGAGAGGATGAGGCCTTTGGTGTCCAGCAGGAAGATTTCACTTCACAGCTGGACGGCACCGAGTACCCCGTCCTTAACCGAGAAGTATTTCATG TCGATGATGAAGGAGCACGGTTCTCTCCCGTCTCTGGTGAACAAAGGTCGACCAATGAGAGGAGGCGTGTCTCTGATCAGCTACCTATCCCACCTGGACCACCGAGCGCCGAGCGCCTACAG TCTCAGCTTCCCCTCCAGCCACAGTGTGGGAGGGAGCCAGAACCAGCTGTCCCCCTTGGGTATctcagaggagggggaggagaagcagaggaggaagaggagggaggagggagaggaggagtgggggagTGTGTTAGATCCTCCCTCTGCGGCAGTAGAGAGTCAAACAGCTTCACATCAGAG GTCCAGCACCCCTGACCTCCTGAGGAAGACCCGAGACCAGGACCTCCTCCGTGTGCGG GACTCCCCAGGAGGTCAGGACTTCTGTGATCCCGCCCCCCCGCAACTCCCCACTCAGCCCGTGGCCGTAAGCCCCTCCTCTCCTGACGTAAGCCCCTCCTCTCCTGACGTAAGCCCCTCCTCTCCTGACGTAAGCTCCTCCTCTCGCCGGGCCCAGGCTGCCCGGCTGGGAGCTCTGATGGAGGAGCTAGAGAAGATGTTGAGGAACCAGAGCTGCTCTGAGAAGGAGCTCCTGGGTCTGGACCAACAAGTCCTGCACCTGGCTACCATCCTGAAG AACAACCTCTCTGTGCTGAGAGtctcggaggaagaggaggagacgctcGCAGTGGAAGAAGTCCTGGGCAGCTTTGACTTCTTGTCACATGGTGATGACACTTCCTGTCCGGGAAGCCTGAGACTGAAGGACAGGAG CCCCATGAAGACACCCCGCCAATCAGCTACTGAGGAGGACTCGGCCGTCGCCCCGCTGACTTCTGGGAATTGGGGTCTGGACCAGGCTTTGGAGATACATCTGGAAACATGTCGCGTCCTGCTACAG ATGGTAGCAGAGACCGACTTCATCCCGTCCaggaaggagctgctgcaggaagtgTCTCTGCAGGCTGAGGTCCTGCAGAAGATAAGCCATGTACTGctagaggaggacagaggggtCTCTGCTGGGGACA TCCTCCCAAGGGAGGTGCGGGCCTTCTGGGATGACTGCGCGACGGGGGTTGGCTCCTCCCCTTTCTGCTGCGACTCCGCCCGCTTCTGCAGGACGCTGAAGAAACGCTTCACCCACAAGGTGGAGGCCAAGGAGCCGGGCCAGTCGGACAAAG tgttcTCCCACCTCCTGCAGGAGGTGCAGGCCTCCAGCCGCGTGTTGCCCAgccctcctccctgcagcccaGAGGCAGTGACTCTGTTCCAGCTGTTTGTGTATCTGAGGAGATGGAAGCTGCAGGATCTAGGAGGTCACATCTCACGTCTGTCCAGAGAAG AGTACATCCTGTCCGCCCTGAGAAGCCCCAAAAAGAGGCGGGCTCTAAATAAGCTGAGGCGGAGTAacatcacagagctcctcccACTAAGATGCACGCTGCAGACTCTGGCGGCGCTGCAGCTCCACTTCAACCACAAAGTCTGCAAGGCCGCAGCCAGCTGTTTGTGCAgagctgcaggctgcagggccTTCAGGAGCCAG gccaTAGTTTACTACACACAGAGTTTGAGGAGCTCTGATGTTCTGATCCAACATGGCTCCTGTCTGGCTCTTAAATGCCTCAAG GCGACAGAGAGTGCTGACCTCATAGCAGACTTGTGGAGATCAGCTGATGAAGATCTTTGCTGCACCGCCAGAGAAACTGTCCTCTCCTTTG GTAAGAAGGGCTACCTGGCCTTCCAGAGGATGGACCAGATGCACACAGAGATGCTGGAAGAGGCCTACCACAACCAGGAGACAGAGAGCACCTTCCTGTAG
- the blcap gene encoding bladder cancer-associated protein has product MYCLQWLLPVLLIPKPLNPALWFNHSMFMGFYLLSFLLERKPCTICALVFLAALFLICYSCWGNCFLYHCQDTALPHAAHDPAIVGT; this is encoded by the coding sequence ATGTACTGCCTCCAGTGGCTGCTCCCCGTGCTGCTCATCCCCAAGCCGCTGAACCCGGCGCTGTGGTTCAACCACTCCATGTTCATGGGCTTCTACCTGCTGAGCTTCCTCCTGGAGAGGAAGCCTTGCACCATCTGCGCCCTCGTCTTCCTCGCCGCGCTCTTCCTCATCTGCTACAGCTGCTGGGGAAACTGCTTCCTGTACCACTGCCAGGACACGGCGCTGCCGCACGCCGCCCACGACCCGGCCATTGTTGGGACCTAG